The following are encoded in a window of Saccharothrix longispora genomic DNA:
- a CDS encoding phosphotransferase family protein encodes MSSAGHRASRAVMHAAAVRAGLDATGAEVIRLGENDLYRLPGAVVARVARPGQDTAAGREVRVARWLEDGDVPAVRVLRDVKQPVVVQGRSVTFWHELPPHEHGTTIDVAVALRRFHALRPPNDFVLPELDPFVRLDERIRSASTLHDNDRTWLLGRVAELRQVYATLPPGLPRGVVHGDAWRGNVVRTHDGEVLLLDFERCALGPPEWDLVSTAVAHHTVHRLSTTEWSAYCDAYGFDVTTWTGFNVLRDIRELRMTSMALQLATTSPNRYTEQAAHRLACLRGERGPRPWTDWHDVP; translated from the coding sequence GTGAGCAGCGCCGGACACCGCGCCAGCCGCGCGGTCATGCACGCCGCGGCCGTGCGGGCAGGCTTGGACGCGACCGGCGCCGAGGTGATCCGGCTCGGTGAGAACGACCTGTACCGCCTTCCCGGCGCAGTGGTCGCCCGCGTCGCCCGCCCCGGCCAGGACACGGCGGCGGGCCGGGAGGTGCGGGTGGCGCGCTGGCTGGAAGACGGCGACGTACCAGCCGTACGGGTACTGCGCGACGTGAAGCAACCCGTGGTCGTGCAGGGCAGGTCGGTGACGTTCTGGCACGAGCTTCCGCCGCACGAACACGGCACCACCATCGACGTGGCCGTCGCTCTGCGCCGCTTCCACGCCCTCCGACCGCCGAACGACTTCGTCCTCCCCGAACTGGACCCGTTCGTCCGGCTCGACGAACGCATCAGGTCCGCATCCACGCTGCACGACAACGACCGCACGTGGCTACTCGGTCGCGTCGCGGAACTGCGACAGGTCTACGCCACCCTGCCACCCGGCCTGCCACGTGGCGTGGTGCACGGCGACGCATGGCGGGGAAACGTCGTACGCACCCACGACGGCGAGGTACTGCTGCTGGACTTCGAACGCTGCGCCCTCGGACCACCCGAATGGGACCTCGTATCCACCGCCGTCGCCCACCACACCGTCCACCGGCTCAGCACCACCGAGTGGAGCGCCTACTGCGACGCCTACGGCTTCGACGTCACCACCTGGACCGGCTTCAACGTGCTGCGCGACATCCGAGAACTCCGCATGACCAGCATGGCCCTGCAACTCGCCACCACCAGCCCGAACCGCTATACCGAGCAAGCCGCACACCGACTCGCCTGCCTACGCGGCGAACGCGGCCCGAGACCATGGACCGACTGGCACGACGTGCCATGA
- a CDS encoding asparaginase: MPSLQRAARVTVIGLGGTIAMTTTQGGGVVPALSAEQLMAAVPGLADTGIDVEVVDFRQVPGASLTFTDLTALADEIRERCAAGVDGVVVIQGTDTIEETSYFLDLRHDTAQPVVVTGAMRNPTLAGPDGPANLLAAIRTAAHPTARDLGCLVVFADEIHAAHRVRKTHTTSGSTFQSTNAGPLGYLVEGHPRILNRPPDRPLLPALGADTPADVRVGLVTATLGDGGELLHGLAEHLDGLVVAAFGVGHVPAIWVAPLQHLATRIPVVLASRTGSGPVLAQTYAFPGSERDLLDHGLIRAGFLDPLKARILLHRLLTAGADTTAISTAFHTAGGYDAPANTADDRPAPTTATR, encoded by the coding sequence ATGCCATCGCTTCAAAGGGCTGCGCGCGTCACCGTCATCGGCCTGGGTGGCACCATCGCCATGACCACCACGCAGGGCGGCGGTGTCGTGCCCGCGTTGTCGGCGGAACAACTCATGGCGGCCGTGCCGGGACTGGCCGACACCGGCATCGACGTCGAAGTCGTCGACTTCCGACAAGTACCGGGCGCCTCGTTGACCTTCACCGACCTGACCGCCCTCGCCGACGAGATCCGCGAACGCTGCGCCGCCGGGGTGGACGGGGTGGTCGTCATCCAGGGCACCGACACGATCGAGGAAACCTCCTACTTCCTCGACCTGCGCCACGACACAGCGCAACCGGTCGTGGTGACCGGCGCGATGCGCAACCCCACCCTGGCCGGCCCCGACGGCCCGGCCAACCTGCTGGCCGCCATCCGCACCGCCGCCCACCCCACCGCCCGCGACCTGGGATGCCTGGTGGTGTTCGCCGACGAGATCCACGCCGCCCACCGCGTCCGCAAAACCCACACCACCAGCGGCTCCACCTTCCAATCCACCAACGCAGGCCCGCTGGGCTACCTCGTCGAAGGCCACCCCCGCATCCTCAACCGACCTCCCGACCGCCCACTCCTGCCTGCCCTGGGCGCCGACACGCCGGCCGACGTCCGGGTCGGACTGGTCACCGCGACCCTCGGCGACGGCGGAGAACTGCTGCACGGCCTGGCCGAGCACCTCGACGGGCTGGTCGTGGCCGCCTTCGGCGTCGGCCACGTCCCCGCCATCTGGGTGGCCCCCTTGCAACACCTCGCCACGCGGATCCCGGTCGTGCTCGCCTCCCGCACCGGCTCGGGCCCGGTACTGGCCCAGACCTACGCCTTTCCCGGCTCCGAACGCGACCTGCTCGACCACGGACTCATCCGGGCAGGCTTCCTCGACCCGCTCAAAGCCCGCATCCTGCTCCACCGACTGCTCACCGCAGGCGCCGACACCACCGCCATCAGCACGGCCTTCCACACCGCCGGCGGATACGACGCA
- a CDS encoding 3'-5' exonuclease, producing the protein MITPPSTPPPTASTSVLPAAVQGRPLVVVDVEGNGGQPPRIVEIAVLPVDDRPVTGRDLRTWLVRPAEPITVHARRVHGIADEDVEGRPLWHGVAGEVAPLLEGRTLLAHNATTEYRVLGAHLPRWRPPMVLDTLRLARHVWPGLPGYGLDTLVAHAVLDTADVAGRRPHRAGYDTWCVWQLFRALLADSGLDWHSLVRAAALKDFLPADEPEEGLW; encoded by the coding sequence ATGATTACGCCACCATCCACCCCGCCACCCACCGCGTCGACTTCGGTGTTGCCCGCGGCCGTGCAGGGTCGTCCGCTGGTGGTGGTCGACGTCGAGGGCAACGGCGGACAGCCACCGCGGATCGTGGAGATCGCCGTGCTCCCGGTCGACGACCGCCCGGTCACCGGGCGGGACCTGCGGACCTGGCTGGTGCGCCCCGCCGAGCCGATCACCGTCCACGCCCGCCGCGTCCATGGCATCGCCGACGAGGACGTCGAGGGCAGGCCGTTGTGGCACGGGGTGGCGGGGGAGGTGGCGCCGCTGCTGGAAGGCCGGACGTTGCTCGCGCACAACGCCACCACCGAGTACCGGGTCCTCGGCGCGCACCTGCCCAGGTGGCGACCGCCGATGGTGCTCGACACGCTGCGGCTGGCCCGTCACGTCTGGCCCGGCCTGCCCGGCTACGGCCTGGACACCCTCGTCGCCCACGCCGTCCTGGACACCGCCGACGTCGCCGGGCGGCGCCCGCACCGCGCCGGCTACGACACCTGGTGCGTCTGGCAGCTCTTCCGGGCACTGCTCGCCGACAGCGGCCTGGACTGGCACAGCTTGGTGCGCGCCGCGGCGCTGAAGGACTTCCTGCCCGCCGACGAGCCGGAGGAGGGCCTGTGGTGA
- a CDS encoding flavoprotein: MNGTARTVYLVVTAAPPVLSIDRLIESLHAADWRVCVIATPTAASWVNLDDLADRTGTPVRSQPGLPGQRDPLPRADALLVAPATFNTINKWAHGISDNLALGLLNELLATDVPILVVPCVKQLLRDHPAYTASVAALTAMHVAFMDPDQVTTRSPDGLATFHWKWITTTFDHFTSTSDETAHSAAQAEAT, from the coding sequence ATGAACGGCACCGCCCGCACGGTCTACCTGGTCGTCACAGCCGCACCACCCGTCCTCAGCATCGACCGGCTGATCGAGTCCCTCCACGCCGCCGACTGGCGGGTGTGCGTGATCGCCACCCCCACGGCAGCCTCATGGGTGAATCTCGACGACTTGGCCGACCGGACGGGAACACCGGTCAGATCCCAACCCGGCCTGCCCGGACAGCGCGACCCGCTCCCTCGCGCCGACGCGCTGCTCGTCGCACCGGCGACCTTCAACACCATCAACAAGTGGGCACACGGCATCAGCGACAACCTCGCCCTCGGCCTGCTCAACGAACTACTGGCCACCGACGTACCCATCCTGGTCGTTCCCTGCGTCAAACAACTGCTCCGCGACCACCCGGCCTACACCGCCAGCGTGGCGGCGCTGACCGCCATGCACGTGGCGTTCATGGACCCCGACCAGGTGACGACCCGCTCACCCGACGGTCTCGCCACCTTCCACTGGAAGTGGATCACCACCACATTCGACCACTTCACCAGTACTTCCGACGAAACTGCCCATTCCGCAGCACAGGCGGAGGCGACATGA
- a CDS encoding helix-turn-helix domain-containing protein, whose product MTDDKRLSAPEPAGVRLAHEIRRRRTAAGLSQPQLARMIGYTRQYVSLAERVDHNLPSAEIVRALDKGLRAEGALVELREQGKHEQEQRRGRSLAGRSVGGDAVSLPRSAERADMAGLLAPVRPLPVPSVVGMAEVEEIRAVAWSFRNWDAVYGGGLVRAAVTAQLRYCADLLGARCSDSVRAGLFSAVGHLGLVTGFMAFDAYAHEDARRIFRFALACAEEVGDWHLRAKVLSTMARQAIWCGDPDAGLTFSELALVRSDRLTSTERAMLHTARGRAFARLGRIEDTVAAVGVADEEFGRSRPVDDPPWMRYYDAAQHAGDTGHALWDIAIHGHLVDETRRRLANAVAGHGDEYVRARVISQTKLASLVMATGDPTEATVLGTQALGWAGTVKSRRAADDLLELRRFALPHDNLVEVSELRHRISTAVAE is encoded by the coding sequence ATGACCGACGACAAGCGTCTCTCAGCACCCGAACCGGCCGGCGTACGACTCGCCCACGAGATCCGCCGACGCCGCACCGCAGCCGGCCTCAGCCAACCACAACTGGCCAGGATGATCGGCTACACCAGGCAGTACGTCTCCTTGGCCGAGCGCGTCGATCACAATCTGCCCTCTGCGGAGATCGTCCGAGCGTTGGACAAGGGCCTGCGTGCGGAAGGCGCTCTGGTCGAACTACGGGAACAGGGCAAACACGAGCAGGAACAACGTCGTGGACGTTCCCTTGCGGGGCGTTCAGTAGGAGGCGACGCGGTGTCGCTCCCTCGGTCGGCCGAGAGGGCCGATATGGCTGGTTTGCTCGCGCCGGTGCGTCCGTTGCCGGTGCCGTCGGTGGTGGGGATGGCGGAGGTGGAGGAGATCCGGGCGGTCGCGTGGTCGTTTCGGAACTGGGATGCCGTCTACGGCGGTGGTCTGGTCCGAGCGGCGGTGACGGCTCAGCTGCGGTACTGCGCGGACCTGCTCGGTGCGCGCTGTTCGGACAGCGTACGGGCCGGGTTGTTCTCTGCCGTGGGACACCTGGGGCTGGTCACCGGGTTCATGGCGTTCGACGCCTACGCGCACGAGGACGCGCGTCGTATCTTCCGTTTCGCGCTGGCCTGCGCCGAGGAGGTCGGGGACTGGCATCTGCGGGCCAAGGTGCTCTCCACGATGGCCAGGCAGGCCATCTGGTGCGGCGACCCCGACGCCGGGTTGACCTTCAGCGAGTTGGCGCTGGTGCGGTCCGACCGGTTGACCTCGACCGAGCGGGCCATGCTGCACACCGCCCGTGGCCGTGCCTTCGCCAGGCTGGGTCGGATCGAGGACACGGTGGCCGCGGTCGGTGTCGCCGACGAGGAGTTCGGCCGCAGCCGACCGGTCGACGATCCACCGTGGATGCGCTACTACGACGCCGCCCAGCATGCCGGGGACACCGGCCACGCCCTGTGGGACATCGCGATCCACGGCCACCTCGTCGACGAGACGCGCCGTCGACTGGCAAACGCGGTCGCCGGACACGGTGACGAGTACGTCCGCGCCCGGGTGATCAGCCAGACCAAACTGGCCTCCCTGGTCATGGCTACCGGCGACCCGACCGAGGCCACGGTCCTGGGCACACAGGCGCTGGGCTGGGCCGGCACGGTGAAGTCCCGCCGTGCCGCCGACGACCTGCTCGAACTGCGCCGCTTCGCCCTCCCCCACGACAACCTCGTGGAAGTGTCCGAACTGCGGCACCGCATCAGCACGGCGGTGGCCGAGTGA
- a CDS encoding helix-turn-helix transcriptional regulator, whose protein sequence is MSDDEHPDPTEPAGVRLAREIRRRRTAASLSQPQLAQKIGYTRQYVSLAERADHNLPSMEIVKAIDRALDAEGALVALREESKSEQERLRRESTPQITAKQSRVSPRTGTDQEVLSPPLPMDVDPWVLADALTRSGINGIALDHMERAAYGYAQQYPVIPPGVLWPSVSGQITRLNDVLAHPQPQRVRRRVAVLLGVLTGVAGHLLLDLNRHDDACRYFDVAGLAAREAESPDLAAWVLAVHSLGPFFKGDHRAAVELLVRADREGTASSPRRRAWISALLARATAALGDTQASLKALDDAHHHTQAISDPPTGTDFFDAARLDGMAGTTHLLLRRTEHAAPLLRSALERRATTDVKGRALLALDLAECHLHDNEPDEAARVAISALDWADKTMVDPILTRAEAIRAHMVRSAGSASAQSLDARLQEATRD, encoded by the coding sequence ATGAGCGACGACGAACACCCCGACCCGACCGAACCCGCCGGTGTCCGACTCGCCCGCGAGATCCGCCGACGCCGCACCGCAGCCAGCCTCAGCCAACCACAACTGGCCCAGAAAATCGGCTACACCAGGCAATACGTCTCACTGGCCGAACGCGCCGACCACAACCTCCCCTCCATGGAGATTGTCAAGGCCATCGACCGCGCTTTGGACGCAGAGGGGGCTTTGGTCGCACTGCGGGAAGAGAGCAAAAGCGAGCAGGAAAGACTTCGCCGGGAATCGACTCCCCAAATCACGGCGAAACAGAGTCGGGTATCTCCCAGAACAGGGACGGACCAGGAGGTACTGTCTCCCCCGCTCCCGATGGACGTTGATCCCTGGGTTCTGGCGGATGCCTTGACGCGCTCCGGCATCAACGGCATAGCACTGGATCACATGGAACGCGCCGCCTACGGGTACGCCCAGCAGTACCCGGTTATCCCTCCGGGCGTTCTGTGGCCATCGGTGTCCGGCCAGATCACTCGGCTCAACGACGTGCTCGCGCATCCCCAGCCGCAGCGGGTACGCCGTCGTGTGGCGGTCTTGCTGGGAGTGCTGACGGGCGTCGCAGGCCACCTGCTCCTCGACCTCAACCGCCACGACGACGCCTGCCGATACTTCGACGTGGCCGGGTTGGCGGCCCGCGAAGCGGAGTCCCCCGATCTCGCGGCCTGGGTCCTCGCGGTCCACTCGCTCGGCCCGTTCTTCAAGGGTGACCACCGCGCAGCGGTGGAGTTGCTCGTCCGCGCCGATCGCGAAGGCACGGCATCCAGCCCGCGGCGCCGGGCGTGGATCAGCGCCCTACTTGCGCGGGCCACGGCCGCGCTGGGCGACACGCAGGCCAGCCTCAAGGCGCTCGACGACGCCCACCACCACACCCAGGCGATCAGTGACCCGCCCACCGGAACCGATTTCTTCGACGCGGCCCGACTGGACGGCATGGCGGGCACCACCCACCTCCTGCTGCGCCGGACGGAACACGCCGCGCCGCTGCTGCGTTCCGCGCTCGAACGACGCGCCACCACCGACGTCAAAGGCCGGGCACTGCTCGCCCTGGATCTGGCCGAATGCCACCTCCACGACAACGAACCGGACGAGGCGGCACGAGTGGCCATCAGCGCGCTGGACTGGGCCGACAAGACCATGGTCGACCCCATCCTGACCCGGGCGGAAGCCATCCGGGCCCACATGGTCCGCTCCGCCGGCTCCGCGAGCGCGCAGAGCCTGGACGCCCGGCTTCAGGAGGCAACGCGTGACTGA
- a CDS encoding radical SAM protein, producing the protein MDADHGGARARSGVRLLGDVEVAGLRSELREVVEYRKSGLSLNWVVGCPLDCGYCVRHLFGNFGMKVPRALLPDEDAVRALVGHRFFRPHVTPVQLLNRATDPMLPAVKPHLFRVLRLLDERGLTNHVLVITRWRVEPEDCAALDALRNLRVTLLVTHSGIEDERVEPVDSGIAAESLRTAFAHAERFRVVLYWRPIVPGLNDSDAHIARGLELSRHAHAAVFTGLFYRDEIRAYYRDHGLPEPYEDQARRKILPEASETRILTAAAGRPAGGAVLFRKTSCAVAYVHRVPDYNGHVGIRELCDICPAVQLGRCDAARTPPDPEGVAAMAAGLGGRLVAVTDRAVVVDGLDEQHRYFMQHGLGFQVHDAAKPHHPRRHGRADLGWPTITEAS; encoded by the coding sequence GTGGACGCTGACCATGGCGGGGCGCGGGCCCGGTCGGGTGTGCGGTTGCTCGGTGACGTGGAAGTGGCGGGGTTGCGGTCGGAGTTGCGGGAGGTGGTGGAGTACCGGAAGTCGGGGTTGAGCCTGAACTGGGTCGTCGGGTGTCCGTTGGACTGCGGGTACTGCGTGCGGCACCTGTTCGGCAACTTCGGCATGAAGGTGCCGCGTGCGTTGCTGCCGGACGAGGACGCGGTCCGGGCGCTGGTGGGACACCGGTTCTTCCGGCCGCACGTGACGCCGGTCCAGTTGCTCAACCGGGCGACCGATCCGATGCTGCCCGCGGTGAAGCCGCACCTGTTCCGCGTGCTGCGGCTGCTCGACGAGCGGGGTTTGACCAACCACGTGCTGGTGATCACCCGGTGGCGGGTGGAGCCGGAGGACTGCGCGGCGCTGGACGCGCTGCGGAACCTGAGGGTGACGCTGTTGGTCACCCATTCGGGGATCGAGGACGAGCGGGTCGAGCCGGTGGACTCGGGCATCGCGGCGGAGTCGCTGCGCACCGCGTTCGCCCACGCGGAGCGGTTTCGGGTGGTGTTGTACTGGCGGCCGATCGTGCCCGGCCTCAACGACTCCGACGCCCACATCGCACGCGGTCTGGAGTTGAGCCGGCACGCGCACGCGGCGGTGTTCACCGGCTTGTTCTACCGCGACGAGATCCGCGCCTACTACCGCGACCACGGCCTGCCCGAACCCTACGAGGACCAGGCGCGGCGCAAGATCCTCCCCGAGGCGTCGGAGACCCGCATCCTCACGGCGGCGGCCGGGCGGCCTGCCGGGGGCGCGGTGTTGTTCCGCAAGACCTCCTGCGCGGTGGCCTACGTCCACCGGGTGCCGGACTACAACGGGCACGTCGGCATCCGGGAGCTGTGCGACATCTGTCCTGCCGTCCAGTTGGGCCGCTGCGACGCCGCGCGGACACCACCCGACCCGGAAGGGGTCGCGGCGATGGCGGCGGGGTTGGGCGGCAGGCTGGTCGCGGTCACCGACCGCGCCGTCGTGGTCGACGGCCTGGACGAGCAGCACCGGTACTTCATGCAGCACGGGCTCGGGTTCCAGGTGCACGACGCGGCCAAGCCGCACCACCCGCGCCGGCACGGCCGCGCCGACCTCGGCTGGCCCACCATCACGGAGGCATCATGA
- a CDS encoding NUDIX hydrolase encodes MTESSAQWTVRGTRRVYASEWVNVDLDNVEIPGGPRFEHHVLRFPRASVGAVVVDHDRVLLLWRHRFTTDTWGWEIPAGWSDDDEDPVTAVVREVREETGYQSGTVTPLITYSPMTGISTQRYRVYLVTYATLVGAPDAAEASRVEWIPTADLPDLIAAGHITDGPSLTALAVYLTTTGADYRADPSG; translated from the coding sequence GTGACTGAGAGTTCGGCACAGTGGACGGTCCGAGGCACCCGCAGGGTCTACGCCTCCGAGTGGGTCAACGTCGACCTCGACAACGTCGAGATCCCCGGCGGTCCGCGCTTCGAGCACCACGTCCTTCGTTTCCCCCGTGCCTCCGTGGGGGCGGTGGTAGTCGATCACGACCGTGTCCTGCTGCTGTGGCGACACCGCTTCACCACCGACACCTGGGGGTGGGAAATTCCCGCAGGCTGGTCCGACGATGACGAAGACCCCGTTACCGCCGTCGTCCGCGAGGTCCGTGAAGAGACCGGGTACCAATCCGGCACGGTCACGCCCCTGATTACTTACAGCCCCATGACCGGCATCAGCACCCAGCGATACCGCGTCTACCTGGTCACATACGCAACCCTGGTGGGTGCGCCCGATGCCGCCGAAGCCAGTCGGGTCGAGTGGATCCCGACAGCCGACCTGCCCGACCTGATCGCCGCCGGGCACATCACCGACGGCCCGTCACTGACCGCACTGGCCGTCTACCTCACAACCACTGGAGCCGATTACCGAGCAGACCCTTCCGGATGA